The Vibrio tubiashii genome includes a window with the following:
- a CDS encoding TetR/AcrR family transcriptional regulator, giving the protein MNEKTNDTRQHILDVGYELVVTKGFTAVGLSQLLKAADVPKGSFYHYFKSKEQFGEALIEDYFRTYLARLNAFFNSEEGNANERLMGYFSRWLEVENGVCNANRCLVVKLSAEVSDLSETMRVVLAAGAERIIESIAQCIQAGIKDGSISTVNPHATATQLYQQWLGASLLNKLVQDHTHLEHSLETTKALLNT; this is encoded by the coding sequence ATGAACGAAAAAACGAACGATACTCGCCAACATATACTCGATGTGGGCTACGAATTAGTGGTGACCAAAGGCTTTACGGCTGTTGGTTTGTCGCAACTATTAAAAGCCGCGGATGTACCCAAAGGCTCTTTTTATCACTACTTCAAGTCTAAGGAGCAATTTGGTGAAGCCTTAATCGAAGATTACTTCAGAACCTATCTTGCGCGACTTAACGCATTTTTTAACTCTGAAGAAGGTAATGCTAACGAACGATTGATGGGTTATTTCTCACGCTGGCTTGAAGTGGAAAACGGCGTATGTAATGCCAATCGCTGCTTAGTCGTAAAGCTCAGTGCTGAGGTTTCGGATTTGTCTGAGACTATGCGCGTCGTTTTAGCAGCTGGCGCAGAGCGAATCATTGAATCGATCGCTCAATGCATTCAAGCCGGTATTAAAGATGGCTCGATATCGACGGTAAATCCTCATGCGACAGCGACACAGCTTTATCAACAGTGGCTTGGCGCAAGTTTACTTAACAAGCTGGTTCAAGATCATACCCATCTGGAGCACAGCCTAGAAACAACCAAGGCATTACTCAACACTTAA